The following nucleotide sequence is from Cucumis melo cultivar AY chromosome 1, USDA_Cmelo_AY_1.0, whole genome shotgun sequence.
aaatctaaaaaaattcaaatttgggtctatgatcgtttagatttggctataccATCGGTTACATTTGGCTACAGGATCGTGTAGATtttgggtacacgatcgtttagattttgctacacaatcatttagattttcctttagtttttggttactctaatttaaagattatttatacaccatatgtttaaaaaagaaaagaagaaagacgatacaataaaaaaaagaaaaagaagaaacgggaataaaaaaaataaaagatgaaagaaatcacatgAGTATATAGGAAGAAACGATAAAAAATGGGAAAGGAGAAAATGATGAAAGGGCAAATCCGAcacatttaaaaaatggctaaattgATGTTCTCTGTTACACGCCCGTAagtatttaggaaagtttcttaaaaatatggtaaaaattagatgacaaaagcaAGAAATTTAGAGAAAGATGATTGTGTTTAACctaaattataagtttagtaTAGGAATTTGTATAAAAAAGGTCCATGAAGTTTTAAGAAATATTAAGTATATAAGtgcattttcaatttttaacgcatattcaaaacttttaatcaatagGATTCCGATACATAGAACTTTAAGAAATGTTTAATCCCCAATAACATAGAATTTGAAAACTTAAAAGGATGAGACTCTCgaactaaatttataatttaacaaaaaaagaattaataaaatcTGGTTGTTTACCCAAATCGCACCAAGTTGGATGTTAATAGTTATACAGAGAATCCATCAAACAAACAGAACATAAGAGAGATTTGAAAAGGCATTGGCATCATATAAGCAAAAGGgagtggtggtggtggtggtggtggttaCTTTTGTATTCTATAACAACAAATAGAGTATAAAGGTAGAAGCGAGAGCGAGAGAAAGGAGTCGGGGTGGAGTTAGTAGAGTGGAAGAAGCAGAAGAAGCAGCTTTGATCTCGGCTTTCTCGGCCTGGGCTTGGAGGGCTTTGTCACAAGAAAGACCTTGTTTCCCTTCTTTGCATTGATTGGCAAAGAGGCCAGGAGGGTATTGGCCATACAGATTTATGTAACTAAACATTGTCTCAGCACAATTGTTGGTCATGTCGTTTAATTCATCAACAAACCCACAGCAAAATTCCAACAATGCCTCACAACAGAGTGTTGCTGGGTATTTAGGGCCTTTGCATTTGCTTGTTAGGATCGTGTAATTCTGCCCTTCCATGTCTACTGGGCAATCTGTCCATACCATCGAAAAAAATGGTTTAACACAAAACCAAACAAACCTCACATTTACCAAAAGTTTAGGGGTTGAAGGGCTTTACTTTTTTTGGCCTGAAGAAGGGAACGCCCAGTAAATTGCCCAGATTTGAGTGCCTCATCTGCAAATCAATATATCAAAggaaaattatataaaaaaaactctaaaattaaaagaatataaataaaagagagaatagaaaaaaaagggGGAGACAAAAATACAAGAGAGGAATGGGGAGTGAGAGTAAGCAAAGGcaaggaagaggaagagaagggGAAAATAGGAGCAATAAGAATGTTGATTCAACGCCATATTCTCTTCTAAATTTTGGGTTCTCTCCGGCAGCCGTTGGCGGTGGAGCTTTCTGTCTCCGCCTGCAAACGGCTTTCAATAATCAAACCaatatatttttactttttatttttctggATTTTGAATTTGTTGGGAAATGGATGGGGGAAAAAGAAGAGAGGAATTTGTAGGGAGGAGAGGGAAGTTTTGCATGAAAAATGGggaatttttttcttcttccaaagGTATAGCTAAAAAAGGGTCAAA
It contains:
- the LOC103495517 gene encoding GPI-anchored protein LLG1-like, which encodes MALNQHSYCSYFPLLFLFLAFAYSHSPFLSYEALKSGQFTGRSLLQAKKNCPVDMEGQNYTILTSKCKGPKYPATLCCEALLEFCCGFVDELNDMTNNCAETMFSYINLYGQYPPGLFANQCKEGKQGLSCDKALQAQAEKAEIKAASSASSTLLTPPRLLSLALASTFILYLLL